From a single Nicotiana tabacum cultivar K326 chromosome 8, ASM71507v2, whole genome shotgun sequence genomic region:
- the LOC142163475 gene encoding uncharacterized protein LOC142163475, which produces MAAPLVKIPFPQKMKREKLDGQFAKVLEILKQIHINIPFTDALLQMPSYAKFLKEILSSKRKLEEVSVVMLTEKYSAIFQNKLPQKLGDPGSFTIPCTLGGVYFEKVLCDSGASINLMPFSIFRKLDLSEMKNIGISLQFADQSTKKPKGIIENVLVRVDKFIFPVYFIVLEMKECPCPDEPMILGRQFLTTRRAIIDVHQEQLILRVDEERVIFDMQKILRFSGDEASSSCFSIDMISDLADEFKDDQLISDSMK; this is translated from the coding sequence atgGCTGCCCCACTTGTGAAAATTCCTTTTCCACAAAAAATGAAACGAGAAAAGCTTGATGGTCAATTTGCAAAAGTTTTGGAAATCTTAAAACAGATTCATATTAATATTCCTTTTACTGATGCTTTGTTGCAAATGCCTTCATAtgccaaatttttaaaagaaattttgtcaaGCAAAAGGAAATTGGAAGAAGTTTCTGTGGTAATGCTTACTGAAAAATACAGTGCTATATTTCAAAATAAGCTACCACAAAAACTTGGTGATCCTGGCAGTTTTACCATTCCATGCACTTTGGGAGGTGTATATTTTGAAAAAGTACTTTGCGATTCTGGAGCTTcaataaatttgatgccattttCTATCTTTAGAAAATTAGATCTTAGTGAAATGAAGAACATAGGTATTTCTCTTCAGTTTGCAGATCAAAGTACTAAGAAACCTAAGGGAATAATTGAAAATGTGCTTGTAAGAGTAGATAAGTTtattttccctgtatattttataGTACTTGAAATGAAAGAATGTCCTTGTCCTGATGAACCGATGATTTTGGGTAGACAATTTCTTACTACAAGAAGAGCAATCATAGATGTTCATCAAGAGCAACTAATCTTGAGAGTTGATGAAGAAAGAGTCATttttgatatgcaaaagatactaAGATTTTCAGGAGATGAGGCATCATCTTCATGCTTTTCTATTGACATGATTAGTGATCTTGCAGATGAATTCAAAGATGATCAATTAATTTCAGACTCAATGAAATGA
- the LOC107820200 gene encoding uncharacterized protein LOC107820200 isoform X2, protein MWRIMGTPREEATNKVPSENLQPKPDTDPDPATNNPELKEKGSCESISADVVSGELQKRLSPATDAQASKSNQEETTHPSTCQDVSNNVSQSNQEDISLSKVQEYQSETVRQKQGLKSEGDASGCSHLLILPKDSDAKSCGSESGVIEKVVSPLSNKASNSSDQIQSQTMEVVVSRSDQQLVTYPARPEKTLDKLQPRRNPDTSGHGLPSDRGNTLFKLPEKPLEDGYNWRKYGQKLVRGNEFTRSYYKCTYPNCLAKKQVERSHDGHITDVHYIGKHEHPKTPSGPQTPPGLVVPLQMRQPDIPMLTASEEAEGEKSTVPGETCEPSKPSEAPLALDIVSPAMQVTPLKPHKLENEVDKNRGPDSKRQKKDIAKDDTPPIKSHSEPRHIVQTVSEVDIVNDGHRWRKYGQKFVKGNPNPRSYYRCSIAGCPVKKHVERASHDPKMVITTYEGQHDHTMSWFRTLSQITAAPDLSLTGVSGESRLESGETKHVSQSGETKHIGESKVESGENKHVGESKSESGENKHVGESRIESGESGENKHVNIDMVVHIGAN, encoded by the exons atgtgGAG GATAATGGGTACCCCTAGAGAAGAGGCAACAAACAAAGTTCCCTCCGAGAATTTACAGCCGAAGCCAGACACTGATCCTGACCCTGCAACCAACAACCCAGAGTTAAAAGAGAAAGGGAGCTGTGAATCAATCTCAGCTGATGTTGTTTCTGGTGAATTGCAGAAGAGACTGAGTCCTGCTACTGACGCACAAGCATCAAAAAGTAATCAAGAGGAAACTACACATCCTTCAACATGCCAAGACGTGTCAAATAATGTGTCACAATCTAATCAAGAAGATATTTCTCTTTCTAAAGTACAAGAGTACCAGTCAGAAACTGTGCGGCAGAAACAGGGTCTTAAGAGTGAGGGTGATGCATCTGGATGTAGTCATCTTCTTATTTTACCAAAGGACTCAGATGCAAAGTCATGTGGATCAGAATCTGGTGTAATAGAGAAAGTGGTTTCCCCATTATCTAATAAGGCATCAAATTCTTCAGATCAAATACAAAGTCAGACCATGGAGGTAGTTGTATCACGATCTGATCAACAACTAGTGACTTATCCCGCAAGGCCTGAGAAAACTTTGGATAAGTTGCAACCGAGGCGAAACCCTGATACTAGTGGCCATGGGTTGCCATCTGATCGTGGTAATACTCTCTTCAAGTTACCTGAAAAACCATTAGAAGATGGATATAACTGGCGAAAGTATGGTCAGAAGCTTGTCAGAGGAAATGAGTTTACTCGGAGTTATTATAAGTGCACATACCCTAATTGCCTAGCAAAAAAGCAAGTGGAGAGATCACATGACGGGCATATTACAGATGTCCACTATATTGGGAAGCATGAACATCCGAAAACTCCAAGTGGTCCGCAGACCCCCCCTGGATTGGTGGTCCCTTTGCAAATGAGACAACCAGACATTCCAATGCTCACTGCATCAGAAGAAG CTGAAGGCGAGAAATCTACTGTGCCTGGAGAAACATGTGAACCTAGTAAGCCATCAGAGGCCCCGCTTGCATTGGACATTGTATCACCTGCTATGCAGGTTACGCCTTTGAAGCCACATAAATTAGAAAATGAGGTGGATAAGAATCGTGGTCCAGACTCAAAAAGACA AAAAAAAGATATAGCTAAGGATGATACTCCACCTATTAAGTCCCATAGTGAACCACGGCACATTGTTCAGACCGTGAGCGAAGTAGATATAGTCAACGATGGTCACCGCTGGCGCAAATATGGGCAAAAATTTGTAAAAGGCAATCCAAATCCAAG GAGTTACTACAGATGCTCAATTGCTGGTTGCCCTGTGAAGAAGCATGTGGAGAGGGCATCCCATGATCCAAAAATGGTCATTACAACATATGAAGGGCAGCATGACCATACCATGTCATGGTTTAGGACTTTAAGCCAAATTACAGCGGCGCCTGATCTCAGTTTAACAGGCGTAAGTGGAGAATCCAGATTGGAATCAGGTGAAACCAAACATGTATCTCAATCGGGTGAAACCAAACATATCGGAGAGTCCAAAGTTGAATCAGGTGAAAACAAACATGTCGGAGAGTCCAAATCTGAATCAGGTGAAAACAAACATGTTGGAGAGTCAAGAATTGAATCAGGTGAATCGGGTGAAAACAAACATGTTAATATTGACATGGTTGTTCATATTGGTGCAAATTGA
- the LOC107820200 gene encoding uncharacterized protein LOC107820200 isoform X1, with protein MYWIMGTPREEATNKVPSENLQPKPDTDPDPATNNPELKEKGSCESISADVVSGELQKRLSPATDAQASKSNQEETTHPSTCQDVSNNVSQSNQEDISLSKVQEYQSETVRQKQGLKSEGDASGCSHLLILPKDSDAKSCGSESGVIEKVVSPLSNKASNSSDQIQSQTMEVVVSRSDQQLVTYPARPEKTLDKLQPRRNPDTSGHGLPSDRGNTLFKLPEKPLEDGYNWRKYGQKLVRGNEFTRSYYKCTYPNCLAKKQVERSHDGHITDVHYIGKHEHPKTPSGPQTPPGLVVPLQMRQPDIPMLTASEEAEGEKSTVPGETCEPSKPSEAPLALDIVSPAMQVTPLKPHKLENEVDKNRGPDSKRQKKDIAKDDTPPIKSHSEPRHIVQTVSEVDIVNDGHRWRKYGQKFVKGNPNPRSYYRCSIAGCPVKKHVERASHDPKMVITTYEGQHDHTMSWFRTLSQITAAPDLSLTGVSGESRLESGETKHVSQSGETKHIGESKVESGENKHVGESKSESGENKHVGESRIESGESGENKHVNIDMVVHIGAN; from the exons ATGTACTG GATAATGGGTACCCCTAGAGAAGAGGCAACAAACAAAGTTCCCTCCGAGAATTTACAGCCGAAGCCAGACACTGATCCTGACCCTGCAACCAACAACCCAGAGTTAAAAGAGAAAGGGAGCTGTGAATCAATCTCAGCTGATGTTGTTTCTGGTGAATTGCAGAAGAGACTGAGTCCTGCTACTGACGCACAAGCATCAAAAAGTAATCAAGAGGAAACTACACATCCTTCAACATGCCAAGACGTGTCAAATAATGTGTCACAATCTAATCAAGAAGATATTTCTCTTTCTAAAGTACAAGAGTACCAGTCAGAAACTGTGCGGCAGAAACAGGGTCTTAAGAGTGAGGGTGATGCATCTGGATGTAGTCATCTTCTTATTTTACCAAAGGACTCAGATGCAAAGTCATGTGGATCAGAATCTGGTGTAATAGAGAAAGTGGTTTCCCCATTATCTAATAAGGCATCAAATTCTTCAGATCAAATACAAAGTCAGACCATGGAGGTAGTTGTATCACGATCTGATCAACAACTAGTGACTTATCCCGCAAGGCCTGAGAAAACTTTGGATAAGTTGCAACCGAGGCGAAACCCTGATACTAGTGGCCATGGGTTGCCATCTGATCGTGGTAATACTCTCTTCAAGTTACCTGAAAAACCATTAGAAGATGGATATAACTGGCGAAAGTATGGTCAGAAGCTTGTCAGAGGAAATGAGTTTACTCGGAGTTATTATAAGTGCACATACCCTAATTGCCTAGCAAAAAAGCAAGTGGAGAGATCACATGACGGGCATATTACAGATGTCCACTATATTGGGAAGCATGAACATCCGAAAACTCCAAGTGGTCCGCAGACCCCCCCTGGATTGGTGGTCCCTTTGCAAATGAGACAACCAGACATTCCAATGCTCACTGCATCAGAAGAAG CTGAAGGCGAGAAATCTACTGTGCCTGGAGAAACATGTGAACCTAGTAAGCCATCAGAGGCCCCGCTTGCATTGGACATTGTATCACCTGCTATGCAGGTTACGCCTTTGAAGCCACATAAATTAGAAAATGAGGTGGATAAGAATCGTGGTCCAGACTCAAAAAGACA AAAAAAAGATATAGCTAAGGATGATACTCCACCTATTAAGTCCCATAGTGAACCACGGCACATTGTTCAGACCGTGAGCGAAGTAGATATAGTCAACGATGGTCACCGCTGGCGCAAATATGGGCAAAAATTTGTAAAAGGCAATCCAAATCCAAG GAGTTACTACAGATGCTCAATTGCTGGTTGCCCTGTGAAGAAGCATGTGGAGAGGGCATCCCATGATCCAAAAATGGTCATTACAACATATGAAGGGCAGCATGACCATACCATGTCATGGTTTAGGACTTTAAGCCAAATTACAGCGGCGCCTGATCTCAGTTTAACAGGCGTAAGTGGAGAATCCAGATTGGAATCAGGTGAAACCAAACATGTATCTCAATCGGGTGAAACCAAACATATCGGAGAGTCCAAAGTTGAATCAGGTGAAAACAAACATGTCGGAGAGTCCAAATCTGAATCAGGTGAAAACAAACATGTTGGAGAGTCAAGAATTGAATCAGGTGAATCGGGTGAAAACAAACATGTTAATATTGACATGGTTGTTCATATTGGTGCAAATTGA
- the LOC107820200 gene encoding uncharacterized protein LOC107820200 isoform X3: protein MGTPREEATNKVPSENLQPKPDTDPDPATNNPELKEKGSCESISADVVSGELQKRLSPATDAQASKSNQEETTHPSTCQDVSNNVSQSNQEDISLSKVQEYQSETVRQKQGLKSEGDASGCSHLLILPKDSDAKSCGSESGVIEKVVSPLSNKASNSSDQIQSQTMEVVVSRSDQQLVTYPARPEKTLDKLQPRRNPDTSGHGLPSDRGNTLFKLPEKPLEDGYNWRKYGQKLVRGNEFTRSYYKCTYPNCLAKKQVERSHDGHITDVHYIGKHEHPKTPSGPQTPPGLVVPLQMRQPDIPMLTASEEAEGEKSTVPGETCEPSKPSEAPLALDIVSPAMQVTPLKPHKLENEVDKNRGPDSKRQKKDIAKDDTPPIKSHSEPRHIVQTVSEVDIVNDGHRWRKYGQKFVKGNPNPRSYYRCSIAGCPVKKHVERASHDPKMVITTYEGQHDHTMSWFRTLSQITAAPDLSLTGVSGESRLESGETKHVSQSGETKHIGESKVESGENKHVGESKSESGENKHVGESRIESGESGENKHVNIDMVVHIGAN, encoded by the exons ATGGGTACCCCTAGAGAAGAGGCAACAAACAAAGTTCCCTCCGAGAATTTACAGCCGAAGCCAGACACTGATCCTGACCCTGCAACCAACAACCCAGAGTTAAAAGAGAAAGGGAGCTGTGAATCAATCTCAGCTGATGTTGTTTCTGGTGAATTGCAGAAGAGACTGAGTCCTGCTACTGACGCACAAGCATCAAAAAGTAATCAAGAGGAAACTACACATCCTTCAACATGCCAAGACGTGTCAAATAATGTGTCACAATCTAATCAAGAAGATATTTCTCTTTCTAAAGTACAAGAGTACCAGTCAGAAACTGTGCGGCAGAAACAGGGTCTTAAGAGTGAGGGTGATGCATCTGGATGTAGTCATCTTCTTATTTTACCAAAGGACTCAGATGCAAAGTCATGTGGATCAGAATCTGGTGTAATAGAGAAAGTGGTTTCCCCATTATCTAATAAGGCATCAAATTCTTCAGATCAAATACAAAGTCAGACCATGGAGGTAGTTGTATCACGATCTGATCAACAACTAGTGACTTATCCCGCAAGGCCTGAGAAAACTTTGGATAAGTTGCAACCGAGGCGAAACCCTGATACTAGTGGCCATGGGTTGCCATCTGATCGTGGTAATACTCTCTTCAAGTTACCTGAAAAACCATTAGAAGATGGATATAACTGGCGAAAGTATGGTCAGAAGCTTGTCAGAGGAAATGAGTTTACTCGGAGTTATTATAAGTGCACATACCCTAATTGCCTAGCAAAAAAGCAAGTGGAGAGATCACATGACGGGCATATTACAGATGTCCACTATATTGGGAAGCATGAACATCCGAAAACTCCAAGTGGTCCGCAGACCCCCCCTGGATTGGTGGTCCCTTTGCAAATGAGACAACCAGACATTCCAATGCTCACTGCATCAGAAGAAG CTGAAGGCGAGAAATCTACTGTGCCTGGAGAAACATGTGAACCTAGTAAGCCATCAGAGGCCCCGCTTGCATTGGACATTGTATCACCTGCTATGCAGGTTACGCCTTTGAAGCCACATAAATTAGAAAATGAGGTGGATAAGAATCGTGGTCCAGACTCAAAAAGACA AAAAAAAGATATAGCTAAGGATGATACTCCACCTATTAAGTCCCATAGTGAACCACGGCACATTGTTCAGACCGTGAGCGAAGTAGATATAGTCAACGATGGTCACCGCTGGCGCAAATATGGGCAAAAATTTGTAAAAGGCAATCCAAATCCAAG GAGTTACTACAGATGCTCAATTGCTGGTTGCCCTGTGAAGAAGCATGTGGAGAGGGCATCCCATGATCCAAAAATGGTCATTACAACATATGAAGGGCAGCATGACCATACCATGTCATGGTTTAGGACTTTAAGCCAAATTACAGCGGCGCCTGATCTCAGTTTAACAGGCGTAAGTGGAGAATCCAGATTGGAATCAGGTGAAACCAAACATGTATCTCAATCGGGTGAAACCAAACATATCGGAGAGTCCAAAGTTGAATCAGGTGAAAACAAACATGTCGGAGAGTCCAAATCTGAATCAGGTGAAAACAAACATGTTGGAGAGTCAAGAATTGAATCAGGTGAATCGGGTGAAAACAAACATGTTAATATTGACATGGTTGTTCATATTGGTGCAAATTGA